The following nucleotide sequence is from Mycobacterium sp. 3519A.
CGCTGCTCGTGCACGTGGTGGACGGCTCCGATGTGAATCCGCTGGCGCAGATCAACGCGGTGCGCCAAGTGGTCAACGAGGTGGTTGCTGACCACGACGGCAAGCCGGCACCAGAACTGTTGGTGGTCAACAAGATCGACGCTGCAGACGGCCTCACGCTGGCCCAGCTGCGCAGTGCGCTGCCGGACGCGGTGTTCGTGTCCGCGCGCACCGGCGACGGCCTGGAGCGCCTGCAGCAGCGGATGGCCGAGTTGATCGAACCGACCGACAAGGTGGTCGACGTGACCATTCCGTACGACCGCGGCGACCTGGTCAACAAGGTGCACGCCGACGGCCGCGTCGACGCCACCGAGCACACCGCCGACGGCACCAGAATCAAGGCCCGCGTGCCGATTCCGTTGGCCGCGAGCCTGCAAGAGTTCGCGACGTTCTAAGTGGCGTTCGACGTCGTCGAAGCGTCCATCGCCGATCTGCGCGGCGCACTCGACTCGGGTCGGGTGACCGCCGTCGATCTGCTGGAAAGCTATCTGGACCGCATTGCGGTCTATGACCATGCCGGGATTCGGTTGAACGCCGTCGTCGTGATGAACCCGCAGGCCCGCGCCGACGCCGAGGCGTCCGACCAACGCCGGTCCCGCGGCGAAACGCGCGGCCCGCTGGACGGCATTCCCTATACGGCCAAGGACAGTTATCGGGCCCGCGGTCTCACCGTCGCGGCGGGCAGTCCGGCCTTCGCGGACCTGGTGGCGCAGCAGGACAGCTTCGTCATCGAGCGGTTACGCGATGCCGGCGCCGTGCTGATCGGGCTGACCAACATGCCGCCGATGGCCAACGGCGGCATGCAGCGCGGACTCTACGGACGCGCCGAAAGCCCGTACAACGCCGACTATCTCACCGCTGCCTTCGCGTCGGGTTCCTCCAACGGGTCCGGCACCGCCACGGCGGCGTCGTTGTGCGCGTTCGGCATCGGCGAGGAAACGTGGTCGTCCGGTCGCGCTCCGGCGTCCAACAACGCGTTGTGCGCGTACACGCCGTCGCGCGGCATCATCTCGGTCCGCGGTGGCTGGCCGCTGGTGCCGACGATGGATGTCGTTGTGCCACATACCAGGACGATGGCCGACATGTTCGAGGTGCTCGACGTGATCGTCGCCGACGATCCGGTGACGCGCGGCGACTTCTGGCGCAGCCAACCGTGGGTGGCGTTGCCGCGGCCCAGCCAGGTGCGGCCCGCGTCGTATCGGCAATTGGCCCCAGCCAGCCTCGGGAGACGGCGATTCGGTGTGCCGCGCATGTACATCAATGCCGACCCGGACGCGGGGACCGCCGAACGGCCCGGCATCGGCGGCCCGACCGGACAGCGCATCGAGACGCGACCGTCGGTGCTGGCGTTGTTCGAAGCGGCGCGACGCGATCTGGAGGCGGCAGGCGCCGACGTCGTGGAGGTCGACTTCCCGGTGGTCAGCAATTACGAAGGCGACAGGCCGGGCGCGCCAACGATTTTCACCCGCGGCCTGGTCAGTCCCGACTATCTGGCCAGGGAATTGCTCGACCTGAGCGCATGGGCGTGGGACGACTTCCTCGCCGACAACGGCGACCCGCACCTGCACCGGTTGGCCGACGTGGACGGCGCGCGGATCTTCCCGCACCCGCAAGGTGCGCTGCCCGACCGCTACACCGGGTTCGACGACGACATCGCGAGCTATCCCGCGCACGTCAGAAACCACCCGGTCGAGTCCTTCCTCGACATCCCGGACCTGGCGGACGGTGTGCGCGGCCTCGAGCAGACGCGGCGCCTGGATCTCGAAGACTGGATGGACGGTCTGGGCCTGGACGCGGTGATCTTCCCCGCGGTCGCCGACGTCGGCCCGGCGAACATGGATGTCGACGAATCGTCGGCCGACCTGGGGTGGCGCAACGGTGTGTGGGTGGCCAACGGCAACCTGGCGATACGCCACCTCGGCATTCCGACGGTGACCGTGCCGATGGGCACCATGGCCGACATCGGCATGCCGGTGGGGCTCACGCTGGCCGGGCGCGCCTACGACGATGTCGCGTTGTTGCGGTTCGGCGCCGCGTTCGAGGCGACCGGCACGCGGCGGACGTCACCGGCGCGCACATAGCGCAGCGAATCCGGTTTGCCCGCATTTGCCGAGTAAATAGACGGTCACGTCAGTTAGTAGCTACTTAGCCGCGTTTGCATCGTTGACGCATGCGAAAAACAGCGGTTCTAGCTCGGGTTTTCGTGGTTGACACGCCGTTCATCCGGGTAGTGATGAGGGCGAGCGGAGGAGTATGTCAAAGCAATCAGAGGTTGCCGACGCTGATCGCGGAGTCTGGGTGTACGCGATCGGGCGCGCCGAGGACGCTGCGGAGCGGGCAGCGAGCCTGTCCGGGGTGGCCGGCGAACAGGTCCGTGCGGTCGTGGCGGGCGGCCTGGCCGCCGCCGTCGGGACGGTGAACCTCGAGGAGTTCAGGGGAGCGCGACTGCGCCGCACCTTCGAGGACGTCGACGTGTTCGCCCCCAAGGCGCGAGCGCACAACGCGATCGTCAGCGCCTTCCGTCGCGGCGGGCCGGTGATTCCGGTGCGGCTGGGCACCATCTACCGCGACGACCGGCGCGTCAGCCAACTGCTGCTGAACGAGCACGACGACATGGTGGCCGCGCTGCGCCGGGTCTCGGGGCGTGACGAGCTCGGCGTCAAGGCATACGCCGATCCGAGAAGCCTGGCGCTGCAGGGGGATCTGGTCAACTCGGAGGCGACCGACCCCCTGTCGCGTGTGCCCTACCTGTTGCGCAGGAGACGGCAACTGGCCGCGCAGCAGGAGGGCTACCGGTTGGCGTCGGCCGAAGCGGACCGGGTACACGCGATGTTATTGCGTTGCGCCGTCGACGGTAAGCGCAAACCGCCATTGGAGAAGCATGTCACGAACAAGGGACCGTGGACGTTGCTCAACGGCTCGTATCTGGTGGACAAAGACGTCGTCGGATTGTTCATGGAGACCGTGACTGCGCTCGAAAGGTCAACTGCCAGAATCAGACTCGAAGTAACGGGGCCGTGGCCGCCGTATTCGTTCGCCGACGATCTGGTTGCGATCTGACCCCAGGCGAAAGGCGCAAGGCACCCCTCGGGTTCGCCTTGCGCCTATCGCGGTCCGGTGTCAGCGCTGTTCGGCTTCCTGGCGCTTCTCAGCGGTCTTGGCTGCGGCGCGGGCACTTTCGGCCTCGGCCTCTTTCTGAGCGGCATTGCGCTGTGCGTCGGCCTTGTCCTGCTGGGCCTGGCCCTCGCGGTAGAGATCGTCGCGGCCAGCGACTGCGCCGAGCACCTCTTTGGCCTTACCCTTCACACCCTCGACAACGCCTTTGACGGCTTCCTCGGGTCCACTGTTGTTCTTGTCCGACATGGCAGGTTCCTCCCTGTCAATCCGATGGTGACTGCGGAGTTCCCAATCGAAGCGCTTTGCCAAACATCGGCGTGCGTTAGCTCACACGGTGTCGAGCAAATCTTCCGCCGCGGCGGCCATCACTTTCCGCGCCAGTTCAGCCTTGAGCTCGTCGAGGCGCGCCTCCTGCGCCTCGGTGCGGGCCTGATTGCGGGCGAGATCGATGAACTCGTCGGTGACGAAGCCGTCGCGCAGCAGCAGGGCGACCGTGCGGCCACCCACCTCGACTTCGAACACGAAGTCTTCCAACAGTCGGCCGCGGTCCCCACGCACCAGGTTCCGGTCGATGAGGTAGCGGCCGTCGGACACCGCTCGGGTGACCGCCTCGAATCCGTCGCGCGCACCGGGACCTCGAAAGGCGGTGCGTATCTTGACCGATCGACGATCGGGCACAGCGCCGGGGGAGAGCACGGCGAAGGCGCGCTGCAACACCTTGAACGCCATGGCAACGCCTGCGGGGGAGTGCGGTCCGTGGTAGCGCATCATGTCGTCGAACGTGAAACTCAGTGTCTTGCCACGTTCCTCGACGATGATCGCCTCGGTCATCGATCGACGATCACCGGCGGCTCGTGGGCGCGCACCGGCGGGAGCGGGCCGGTGAACTTCTCCACCTGCACCAGCACGTGCGCACCGGTACAGCCCTGGGCGAGGGCCGATGTGCCGATGTCGTCGGTCAGCACGTTCGGATTACCGTGCACACACATGGCGTCCGGGTCGGCGGGATCCTCCGGATCGAACCACGCCCCGGTCGACAGTTGCACCACGGCGCGGCGCAGCCGGTCGTCGGTCACCACGCCGGCGAGACAGGCGCCGCGATCGTTGAACACCCGCACCACATCCCCATCGGCCAGGCGACGCTCTGCCGCGTCGGCTGGATGCATCCGAATCGGTTCGCGCCCTTGTACTTTCGAGGCGGTGCTGACCGCGCCGATGTCGAGCTGACTGTGCAGCCGGGTCGCGGGCTGGTTGGCCAGCAGATGCAGCGGATACCGGGCCGCCCGAGCGCCGCCGAGCCATTCGGACGGCTCGAACCACGCCGGGTGGCCGGCGCAGTCGGCATAGCCGAAGGCGTCGATGTCGGCGGAAAAGATCTCGATGCGCCCGCTCGGGGTGTTCAGCCGGTGCGTTTTCGGGTCGGCGCGAAAGTCGGCCAGCAGCGTCAGACCGTTCTGGGTGGGCAGCCGTAGTCGCCCCATCGCCCAGAACTCGTCGAATGTCGGCACCCCGAAATCCAGTCCCGTCGCCCACTTGTCGTACATGTGCGCGAGCCACTGCCTGGCGGTGCGGCCCTCGGTGAACTGCTCGCCGAAGCCGAGCGCGTCGGCCAGCGCGGCGAAGGTGGTGTAGTCGTCGCGGGACTGCGCATAGGGTTCGACCAGTTTGGGCATCGCCATCAGGACCGGGTCGTTGCGG
It contains:
- a CDS encoding amidase, which encodes MAFDVVEASIADLRGALDSGRVTAVDLLESYLDRIAVYDHAGIRLNAVVVMNPQARADAEASDQRRSRGETRGPLDGIPYTAKDSYRARGLTVAAGSPAFADLVAQQDSFVIERLRDAGAVLIGLTNMPPMANGGMQRGLYGRAESPYNADYLTAAFASGSSNGSGTATAASLCAFGIGEETWSSGRAPASNNALCAYTPSRGIISVRGGWPLVPTMDVVVPHTRTMADMFEVLDVIVADDPVTRGDFWRSQPWVALPRPSQVRPASYRQLAPASLGRRRFGVPRMYINADPDAGTAERPGIGGPTGQRIETRPSVLALFEAARRDLEAAGADVVEVDFPVVSNYEGDRPGAPTIFTRGLVSPDYLARELLDLSAWAWDDFLADNGDPHLHRLADVDGARIFPHPQGALPDRYTGFDDDIASYPAHVRNHPVESFLDIPDLADGVRGLEQTRRLDLEDWMDGLGLDAVIFPAVADVGPANMDVDESSADLGWRNGVWVANGNLAIRHLGIPTVTVPMGTMADIGMPVGLTLAGRAYDDVALLRFGAAFEATGTRRTSPART
- a CDS encoding GvpL/GvpF family gas vesicle protein yields the protein MSKQSEVADADRGVWVYAIGRAEDAAERAASLSGVAGEQVRAVVAGGLAAAVGTVNLEEFRGARLRRTFEDVDVFAPKARAHNAIVSAFRRGGPVIPVRLGTIYRDDRRVSQLLLNEHDDMVAALRRVSGRDELGVKAYADPRSLALQGDLVNSEATDPLSRVPYLLRRRRQLAAQQEGYRLASAEADRVHAMLLRCAVDGKRKPPLEKHVTNKGPWTLLNGSYLVDKDVVGLFMETVTALERSTARIRLEVTGPWPPYSFADDLVAI
- a CDS encoding CsbD family protein; amino-acid sequence: MSDKNNSGPEEAVKGVVEGVKGKAKEVLGAVAGRDDLYREGQAQQDKADAQRNAAQKEAEAESARAAAKTAEKRQEAEQR